In the genome of Aspergillus flavus chromosome 8, complete sequence, one region contains:
- a CDS encoding putative O-methyltransferase — protein MEELTRSLVNDVEVLNNHLVSTGHPLPSFDRHTPTVVLPNDASPDAHAARERILDNALRLFQLAAGPSAYLLNLQTGYQYASCVRWLCHFQIFHLVPLEGSIAYADLAVLAKAPEPQLISVVRMAMTNGLFLESPPQHLAHSATSALLRNDADFHDWAVTMSDQSFPTAFAMVEAHERWPNSVEGNQTAYNIAVGSELPFFNHLAEQSDRKRQFAGFMRSMARSQGTDVEKLAEGWDWAALGQACVVDVGGSTGHTSVALARKFPDLNFVVEDLPEVVAEGPGYLSSLDDAQDLKSRIGYRAHSFFDPQPVQDADVYMLRMILHNWSFDDCVRILSRLVQTLKPGARIIIVDIVLPDPGVVSASKERLLRVQDLIMQQVFNSMERYLENWMDIFRKVDERLEVKRIVEPPGSLMSLIEVSMAA, from the exons ATGGAAGAACTGACCCGAAGTCTGGTGAACGACGTCGAGGTACTGAACAACCACCTTGTTTCCACTGGCCATCCCCTCCCTTCATTTGATCGTCATACACCTACAGTTGTACTGCCTAATGACGCCTCACCGGATGCTCATGCTGCAAGAGAGCGAATCCTGGACAATGCCTTGCGCCTCTTCCAACTTGCCGCAGGCCCGAGTGCGTATCTGTTGAACTTGCAGACGGGG TATCAGTATGCATCATGCGTACGATGGCTATGTCACTTTCAAATTTTTCACCTAGTGCCTTTAGAGGGCTCCATTGCTTACGCTGACCTTGCCGTCCTTGCCAAGGCACCTGAGCCTCAGCTCATAAGTGTTGTCCGTATGGCTATGACGAATGGTCTTTTCCTCGAAAGCCCACCGCAGCATCTGGCACACTCCGCCACATCTGCTTTACTGCGCAATGATGCCGATTTTCATGATTGGGCCGTCACCATGAGTGACCAATCCTTTCCTACCGCCTTTGCAATGGTGGAAGCACATGAACGGTGGCCGAATAGTGTCGAAGGGAACCAGACGGCGTATAATATTGCCGTTGGTAGTGAATTGCCCTTCTTCAACCATTTGGCCGAACAGTCAGACCGAAAACGGCAATTTGCCGGCTTTATGCGCAGCATGGCGCGCAGCCAAGGAACAGATGTTGAGAAACTCGCGGAGGGATGGGACTGGGCCGCTCTTGGGCAAGCTTGTGTAGTCGAT GTGGGTGGGTCCACTGGCCATACTTCGGTTGCGCTGGCCCGCAAATTTCCTGACTTGAACTTCGTGGTCGAGGACTTGCCTGAGGTAGTGGCCGAGGGGCCTGGATATCTCTCCTCCCTGGACGATGCACAGGACCTGAAGTCGCGTATTGGTTATCGAGCACACAGCTTCTTTGATCCACAGCCCGTGCAAGATGCTGATGTGTACATGCTGCGGATGATACTCCACAATTGGTCGTTCGATGACTGTGTGCGGATACTGTCGCGTCTCGTCCAGACTTTGAAGCCTGGTGCACGTATCATCATTGTCGACATTGTGTTGCCGGATCCCGGCGTGGTTTCAGCATCCAAGGAAAGGTTGTTGCGCGTCCAAGACCTGATAATGCAGCAGGTGTTCAACAGCATGGAAAGATATCTTGAGAATTGGATGGACATTTTTAGAAAGGTCGATGAACGGCTTGAAGTGAAGAGAATTGTGGAGCCTCCTGGAAGTTTAATGTCACTGATTGAAGTAAGCATGGCTGCATAG
- a CDS encoding putative polyketide synthase (unnamed protein product) has product MVNIYIFGDQTVRVDDAVHKLLHVKNNPILKSFLDESFAAIRKQIFRLPANERTSLPDAHTLPLLLEAVRRGRRHVALESALVCLCEIGQYIALLQTTDLCHPPTGSILVGFCTGSLAAAAVSCARTSIDLLTLGIEAVVVAFRVGMHVARRANALGGDGGSQWKPWSLAVTDGSESETEKILEEFTRDEVSGVHVANRHDAYILAKGLPAIMKPYVSAAGSNTLTISGTPRVLEALKASPHLRGTKSLPVSIYAPYHATHLYNEADVESIFACKPVESALFHRELRTPLISCATGTVLKEKTFGDLLRALVMEILTCQIRFDKVEESIVPHTPGATAQLIPIHTNIAPRMKTSLTQVGLQVECFKAIANQEPAAEALSESPSNDSSKIAIIGFSGRFPEADGLNEFWELLQQGLDVHKPIPADRFDLEAHYDATLREKNTSRIKHGCWIRSPGSFDARFFQMSPREACQTDPAQRLALLTAYEAMEMAGFVPDRTPSSQRDRVGVYYGMTSDDWREVNSSQDIDTYFIPGGIRAFVPGRINYFFKFSGPSITVDTACSSSLAAIHTACNALLNSDCDTALAGGTNILTNPDNFAGLDRGHFLSSTGNCKTFDDDADGYCRADGVGTVILKRLQDAIADNDPIFGVIVGARTSHSAEAVSITRPLADAQAHLFRKLLAESGIHPHEISYIEMHGTGTQAGDAVEMKSVLDSFAWDDSRAPDRPLHLGSVKANVGHGESASGVTALIKVLLMMQKNRIPPHCGIKGRINRHFPTDMEHRNVHIPFRETDWTRLQEGKRRSFINNFSAAGGNTAVLVEDAPLLEQSRAMSLSDPRKYHVVTLSARSVKSLSKNMHALGEFIGSEISPGLLARIAYTTTARRMHHSYRVAFVGNDLQEVKQRLLDTDVTEDIKPCPTKSPGVGFLFTGQGAQQTAMARGLYDRFSSFRADIVEFEAVGRGHGFPSILPLITGAVGVEELSPMIVQLGTVVIQIAMARLWRNWGLTPEYALGHSLGEYAALQIAGVLSISDTIYLAGSRAALLEKGCTAGSHGMLAVKASVAHLEEALKGVQVEVSCINGFDDTVLSGTNDEIDRASKTLSELKVTFKRLILPFAFHSSQVDPILEELEHIASQVSFQPPKIPIVSPTVGHIITDEGTIGAQYIRRHCREPVNFLGAIQAAQGSGICNSGALAVEIGAHPILTRMMKAAVGSSVQVCSTLCHREDMFETLTESLSVLHLAGVRLNWDEYHRDFKSQVVMLPAYSWDYQDYWIQYQNNFCLTKGSPERSESVDAIQPMSTRLSPSVQKILEEEMTAAQASIIIESDITDPELLPVALNHKVNGVTLCPSSLYADIAHTLGTYLLGKKEDVTDYKIDVSNMAVEKALVVKGTGPQLFRASLDMDWNMLRGMMKVYSVNNMGTLTTHHAQCAIELQRPHQWQEGWNRQLYLIQRSIEQLKKGVEEGWTHKMRRGVAYRLFSSMMQYGPSYQAMEEVIFDSSGLEATAQVRLQSTTGWYSLNPVWSDSLGHITGFVMNCNDSIDLTENLFVNHGWGFMRCVEPFSPDTVYQTHVKIQPVDGNNGFYVGDVYVLNDHRIIAQYGAVTFQKVARRVLEMLLPATTSKGRSSNIRPRNVGTAQSAKIVQSKRRTQTPHVEDAWQQVLEMIARELGVDPGQLTEDVNFTDMGVDSLMSLTIIGNFREFLSLDVPWSLFEDCPSVQSLRIYLNMSSLSESDSIETSSYPTPDESTTTTITSPSGSDRNVGRNSGIDGVGTTVGLVLSILAEEIGVNVRDLSNADGLSELGLDSLLSITALGRVRDETDLDLPSDFFLEHSSVAAITAALHAIFGSTEQGPEQSLITSHPPAMSINLQGDEGCPQTLFLFPDGSGSSTSYSALPTISKDVRVYAMDCPYLKRPNELAKCQLQDLTPVYVAEIRRRQPRGPYSLGGWSAGGIAAYEAAQYLVDQGERVERLILIDSPNPMGLGKCPPHFYRFLEEAGVFGVHGGRKPPAWLLQHFQAFNDVLSQYTPEPFRPADATPNTTLIYAQDGVCKSPRDPRPERHPGDPEVFSWLLENRVDMSCNGWDQLLGEDNIHLGTVFDANHFTIVRTPAVVRLSEIVRMAMSRKFQ; this is encoded by the exons ATGGTCAACATTTACATTTTCGGAGATCAAACTGTCCGTGTGGACGACGCCGTGCACAAACTATTACATGTGAAGAATAACCCAATATTGAAGTCCTTTCTCGATGAGTCCTTTGCTGCTATAAGGAAGCAGATTTTCCGATTACCGGCAAATGAGCGAACCTCATTGCCGGACGCACACACACTCCCCCTTCTGCTAGAAGCTGTCAGACGCGGACGGCGCCATGTTGCTCTGGAAAGTGCACTAGTCTGCCTCTGCGAGATAGGACAATACATTGC ACTCCTGCAGACTACGGATCTTTGCCATCCACCAACCGGCTCCATCCTAGTTGGATTTTGCACCGGATCTCTGGCAGCCGCTGCGGTTTCCTGCGCACGAACCAGTATCGACCTGCTCACCCTTGGTATTGAGGCCGTGGTAGTTGCATTTCGGGTGGGCATGCATGTAGCTCGGCGGGCTAATGCATTGGGCGGAGACGGCGGTTCGCAGTGGAAACCCTGGTCACTCGCCGTAACAGATGGGTCCGAATCAGAGACTGAAAAGATACTTGAGGAATTTACAAGGGATGAGGTAAGTGGTGTACATGTCGCCAATCGGCATGATGCTTATATACTCGCAAAGGGTCTCCCGGCAATTATGAAGCCGTACGTCAGCGCCGCTGGAAGCAATACACTTACTATCAGCGGTACGCCAAGGGTGCTTGAAGCATTAAAGGCTTCCCCACACCTTCGAGGTACAAAATCATTGCCAGTTTCAATATATGCACCATATCACGCGACACACCTATACAACGAGGCCGACGTTGAAAGTATCTTCGCCTGCAAACCAGTTGAAAGTGCTCTGTTTCATAGGGAATTGAGGACGCCCCTCATATCATGCGCCACTGGTACCGTCCTGAAAGAGAAGACATTTGGTGACTTGCTTCGAGCACTGGTCATGGAGATCTTGACCTGCCAGATCCGATTCGACAAGGTTGAGGAGAGTATTGTTCCGCATACCCCCGGTGCCACTGCTCAACTCATCCCTATTCACACAAACATTGCACCCAGGATGAAAACATCATTAACACAAGTCGGCCTTCAGGTGGAGTGCTTCAAAGCGATAGCAAACCAAGAACCGGCGGCGGAGGCTTTATCAGAGTCTCCAAGCAATGATTCGTCTAAGATTGCCATCATTGGCTTTAGTGGTCGCTTTCCGGAGGCAGACGGTCTAAATGAATTCTGGGAATTATTGCAGCAAGGGCTGGATGTCCATAAGCCTATTCCCGCCGACAGATTCGACCTCGAAGCTCATTACGATGCTACACTTCGTGAGAAGAACACTAGTCGCATCAAACATGGTTGTTGGATACGGAGTCCTGGCTCATTTGACGCgcgtttcttccagatgtCTCCACGCGAGGCATGTCAGACGGATCCTGCCCAGCGCCTGGCTCTGCTCACAGCATACGAAGCTATGGAAATGGCTGGGTTTGTCCCGGATCGAACACCGTCAAGCCAGCGGGATCGCGTGGGCGTATACTACGGAATGACGAGCGATGACTGGCGCGAAGTGAACAGTAGCCAAGATATTGATACCTATTTCATCCCAGGAGGGATCCGGGCCTTTGTACCCGGTCGCATCAATTACTTCTTTAAATTCAGTGGACCGAGTATCACAGTGGATACAGCTTGCTCATCGAGCCTAGCAGCTATTCATACTGCCTGCAACGCTCTACTCAACAGTGATTGTGATACTGCCTTGGCCGGTGGTACAAATATTTTAACGAACCCCGACAACTTCGCTGGACTGGACCGGGGGCATTTTCTCTCCTCGACTGGGAATTGCAAAACCTTTGATGACGATGCAGACGGATATTGCCGGGCAGATGGCGTTGGCACCGTCATTCTCAAGCGCCTACAGGATGCAATAGCCGATAACGATCCTATATTTGGCGTGATAGTGGGAGCACGAACTTCCCATTCGGCAGAAGCAGTCTCAATAACTCGTCCCTTGGCCGATGCGCAGGCACATCTATTCAGAAAATTACTGGCAGAATCTGGAATTCATCCCCACGAGATCAGCTATATCGAAATGCACGGTACAGGAACACAGGCGGGCGACGCAGTTGAGATGAAATCAGTGCTTGACAGCTTCGCCTGGGATGATAGCCGAGCCCCTGATAGGCCGTTGCATTTAGGGTCTGTCAAGGCGAATGTCGGTCATGGTGAATCGGCATCAGGTGTGACAGCATTGATTAAGGTACTGTTGATGATGCAGAAGAACCGAATTCCGCCTCACTGCGGCATCAAAGGGAGAATAAACCGTCACTTCCCTACAGATATGGAGCACCGCAATGTGCATATTCCGTTCAGGGAAACTGATTGGACACGCCTGCAAGAAGGAAAGCGCCGCTCATTCATTAATAATTTCTCTGCAGCTGGAGGTAATACGGCTGTGCTGGTTGAAGATGCGCCGTTATTAGAGCAGTCCAGGGCTATGTCCTTGTCAGATCCACGAAAGTATCATGTTGTGACCCTCTCTGCTCGGTCAGTGAAAAGTCTATCAAAGAACATGCATGCTCTGGGCGAATTCATCGGGTCAGAAATCTCTCCAGGGCTCTTAGCACGCATCGCTTATACGACTACCGCTAGGCGCATGCACCATTCCTACCGTGTAGCCTTCGTCGGAAATGACCTCCAGGAGGTTAAACAACGGTTGCTAGACACAGATGTGACAGAGGATATCAAGCCTTGTCCGACCAAGTCGCCCGGCGTTGGCTTTCTATTCACCGGTCAGGGTGCACAGCAAACGGCTATGGCGCGGGGACTATACGATAGATTCTCCTCCTTTCGGGCAGACATAGTTGAGTTTGAAGCTGTCGGTCGCGGGCATGGGTTCCCCTCAATACTCCCTCTGATTACAGGCGCggttggtgttgaggagTTGTCCCCTATGATAGTGCAACTTGGTACCGTGGTGATCCAGATAGCAATGGCACGGCTATGGCGGAACTGGGGCCTGACTCCAGAATATGCGCTGGGGCACAGTCTTGGCGAATATGCCGCCCTACAGATAGCAGGAGTTCTCAGCATCAGCGACACAATCTACCTAGCTGGGTCGCGGGCTGCCTTACTAGAGAAAGGATGCACAGCCGGATCACATGGTATGTTGGCAGTCAAAGCGTCGGTCGCTCACCTAGAGGAGGCTCTCAAAGGTGTGCAGGTAGAGGTGTCGTGCATAAATGGGTTTGATGATACCGTTCTCAGTGGTACAAATGATGAGATTGACCGAGCCTCCAAGACGTTATCGGAACTTAAAGTGACATTCAAGAGACTCATTTTGCCATTCGCATTTCACTCGTCACAGGTCGACCCGATTTTGGAAGAGTTGGAACATATTGCCAGCCAAGTGTCATTCCAACCACCAAAGATTCCAATCGTATCACCCACTGTGGGTCATATAATTACAGACGAAGGAACTATTGGAGCTCAGTACATCCGCCGACATTGTCGCGAGCCTGTAAACTTTCTAGGTGCCATACAGGCAGCTCAGGGTTCAGGGATATGTAACTCTGGGGCGTTGGCAGTTGAGATTGGTGCACATCCCATACTCACACGTATGATGAAGGCTGCGGTCGGTTCAAGTGTTCAGGTGTGTTCAACGCTATGTCATCGAGAGGATATGTTCGAGACCCTCACAGAATCATTGTCCGTATTGCACCTGGCAGGGGTGCGGCTAAACTGGGACGAGTACCACCGGGACTTCAAAAGTCAGGTTGTCATGCTCCCGGCATATAGCTGGGATTATCAGGACTACTGGATTCAGTACCAGAATAACTTTTGCCTAACCAAGGGGTCTCCGGAAAGATCTGAGAGTGTCGATGCTATTCAACCCATGTCTACTCGGCTGAGTCCTTCCGTCCAGAAAattctggaagaggagaTGACTGCCGCACAGGCaagtattattatagaatctGATATCACTGACCCGGAGCTACTGCCAGTAGCGCTGAATCATAAGGTCAACGGTGTGACGCTTTGCCCATCA TCTTTATATGCAGATATTGCCCACACATTAGGTACATATCTGTTAGGCAAGAAAGAGGATGTAACGGATTACAAAATAGACGTCTCCAACATGGCTGTGGAAAAAGCTCTAGTCGTCAAAGGGACTGGGCCACAGCTGTTCCGTGCGTCTCTTGACATGGACTGGAACATGCTCCGTGGGATGATGAAAGTGTACAGCGTTAACAACATGGGGACTCTCACCACACATCATGCACAGTGTGCCATAGAGCTCCAGAGACCGCATCAATGGCAGGAGGGCTGGAACCGCCAGTTGTACCTAATACAACGCAGCATTGAACAGTTGAAGAAGGGTGTTGAGGAAGGGTGGACACACAAGATGCGCCGAGGTGTGGCGTACAGGCTCTTCTCGTCGATGATGCAATACGGCCCCTCGTATCAAGCCATGGAGGAAGTCATATTCGATAGTTCTGGGTTGGAAGCCACGGCCCAGGTGCGTTTACAGTCGACCACAGGTTGGTATTCATTGAATCCTGTCTGGTCTGACAGCCTCGGTCATATAACCGGCTTCGTCATGAATTGTAACGATTCTATTGATCTAACGGAGAACTTATTTGTGAACCACGGTTGGGGGTTCATGCGCTGTGTTGAGCCTTTCTCCCCGGACACGGTTTACCAAACTCACGTCAAAATTCAACCCGTCGATGGGAACAATGGCTTTTATGTGGGAGATGTTTATGTTCTCAACGATCACCGCATAATTGCTCAATATGGAGCAGTCACCTTTCAGAAAGTGGCTCGACGGGTCCTGGAAATGTTGTTGCCTGCCACCACATCCAAAGGGAGATCTTCAAACATAAGACCAAGAAATGTTGGTACTGCCCAGTCTGCCAAAATTGTCCAGAGTAAGAGACGAACCCAGACTCCTCATGTTGAGGATGCATGGCAGCAAGTATTGGAAATGATTGCCCGCGAGCTTGGGGTCGATCCTGGACAGCTCACTGAGGATGTGAACTTTACTGACATGGGAGTTGATTCGCTCATGTCCTTGACCATTATCGGCAATTTCCGGGAGTTTCTAAGCCTAGACGTACCATGGTCGCTCTTTGAAGACTGTCCGTCTGTGCAGTCACTTCGCATTTACCTCAATATGTCATCATTGTCCGAGTCTGATAGTATTGAGACAAGCAGTTATCCAACCCCCGATGAATCTACGACAACCACTATCACATCACCTAGTGGAAGTGACAGAAATGTAGGGAGAAACTCCGGGATAGATGGTGTGGGAACTACGGTGGGCTTGGTTTTATCCATATTGGCCGAGGAGATCGGTGTAAATGTCAGAGATCTCTCGAATGCAGATGGCCTGAGCGAACTTGGTCTAGATTCCCTCCTGTCAATCACAGCGCTTGGAAGAGTGCGTGATGAGACGGACCTAGACCTCCCCAGTGATTTCTTTCTCGAGCACTCGAGCGTTGCTGCGATCACAGCGGCGCTACATGCGATATTTGGATCGACGGAGCAAGGTCCCGAGCAGAGTTTAATTACCAGTCATCCACCCGCTATGTCAATAAACCTCCAAGGCGACGAAGGTTGTCCACAAAcacttttcctctttcctgaTGGGTCTGGGTCCTCCACATCCTATTCAGCGCTTCCCACCATTTCCAAGGATGTACGTGTATATGCCATGGACTGCCCATACCTAAAGCGGCCGAATGAGCTCGCAAAATGCCAACTCCAAGACCTCACCCCAGTCTATGTGGCAGAGATCCGTCGACGCCAGCCGCGAGGCCCATACAGCCTCGGCGGTTGGTCTGCAGGCGGGATTGCTGCATATGAAGCGGCACAGTATCTCGTTGATCAAGGTGAAAGGGTTGAGCGACTGATATTGATAGACTCTCCGAACCCTATGGGACTAGGGAAGTGCCCACCACACTTCTACCGCTTTCTTGAGGAAGCAGGAGTCTTCGGTGTCCACGGCGGACGGAAACCCCCGGCGTGGCTATTGCAGCATTTTCAAGCCTTCAATGATGTACTAAGCCAGTATACACCGGAGCCCTTCCGCCCGGCTGACGCGACCCCCAATACTACTCTCATATATGCACAGGATGGTGTATGCAAGTCGCCAAGGGACCCTCGGCCGGAACGACATCCGGGTGACCCAGAAGTCTTCTCTTGGCTGCTAGAGAACCGAGTGGATATGTCATGCAACGGATGGGATCAACTGCTTGGGGAGGATAACATCCACTTAGGAACCGTATTTGATGCCAACCATTTCACTATAGTGCGAACTCCAGCGGTCGTTCGTCTGTCTGAAATAGTGCGGATGGCGATGTCTCGGAAATTCCAATAG
- a CDS encoding Alpha/Beta hydrolase protein — MLPSIPAGGKTLVYSTVDGHDIKLDYYLPSKQEGCLPAVIYYHGGGMTAGSRRNHCQEKGYIFISADYRLCHPCTALDQIEDAKALFKFLAGEGFQKALPGSTSLDTSRIAVTGFSAGAYSARAACVYATPKPAVLLTGYGSAGDWLLDHWTTGRPPTSIAKLVDLNEVPNLLADKTVVSDDTPESGIMSNRFALTVRWELDGTFLDGSLGRPGLGAKLNKLDYAERAAAIPEDLKPAFLQLFVTENYPPSVFVHGTADEVVPDQESKHHYEQLKKLGVKTELLLVENGPHGLVDFSSGIPPRPAKGSVEAYGRALEFVTEVFNAV, encoded by the exons ATGCTGCCAAGTATCCCTGCTGGAGGCAAGACATTAGTCTACTCAACTGTAGACGGACATGACATTAAGCTAGACTATTACTTGCCCTCTAAACAGGAGGGATGTCTGCCAGCGGTGATCTATTATCATGGCGGTGGAATGACAGCCGGTTCGCGGCGGA ACCACTGCCAAGAAAAAGGCTACATCTTCATTTCAGCCGATTACCGACTATGTCACCCATGCACCGCGCTCGATCAAATCGAGGATGCAAAAGCTCTTTTCAAATTTCTCGCAGGCGAAGGCTTCCAAAAGGCGCTCCCAGGGTCCACCTCACTGGACACTAGTCGGATAGCAGTCACCGGCTTCTCCGCCGGCGCCTATTCCGCCCGTGCAGCATGTGTGTACGCCACTCCAAAGCCAGCAGTTCTTCTAACAGGCTATGGAAGCGCGGGCGACTGGCTTTTGGATCACTGGACCACCGGCCGGCCGCCGACCTCCATCGCCAAGCTCGTTGATCTCAACGAGGTCCCTAACCTACTTGCGGACAAGACGGTTGTGAGCGATGATACGCCGGAGAGTGGCATTATGTCCAACCGCTTCGCTCTTACTGTTCGGTGGGAGCTGGACGGCACGTTCCTCGACGGTTCCCTTGGTAGGCCTGGCTTGGGGGCGAAGCTGAATAAACTGGACTATGCAGAAAGAGCTGCAGCAATCCCAGAGGACCTGAAACCGGCATTCCTGCAGTTGTTTGTCACCGAAAACTATCCCCCTTCGGTGTTTGTGCATGGAACAGCCGATGAAGTCGTTCCTGACCAGGAGAGCAAGCATCATTATGAACAGTTAAAGAAGCTTGGGGTCAAGACAGAACTACTGCTTGTGGAGAATGGACCACACGGCTTGGTAGATTTTAGTTCTGGGATACCGCCGCGTCCCGCCAAGGGGTCAGTGGAGGCTTATGGCAGAGCTCTGGAGTTTGTTACGGAGGTGTTCAATGCTGTCTGA
- a CDS encoding arylamine N-acetyltransferase 2, with translation MSSAYSALQITKYLSYLSLPAKYHAYVETPHLFPKDEAALTVLFRCQITRVPFENLSVYYSATRQPDIHPETLYSKMMGAEETGPTGRGGYCLEVNIFFHHILRGLGFDVYTVGARNRDRVNGVPQGDYGGWVHMANIVRLPSGVRYHLDVGFGGDGPTRPIPLVSGASVQNLGTQEARLLYDNISKESQRKQNHWIYQCRNGVDKEWNSFYCYPDLEFFQEDFEVINRFAAWEFLKRDLIVTVKFIRSGEEGEILQHQETFVHIPDGPDEVHIAGKIMLVNNEVKLNTGGKTKVIETLDTEAARMKALRKWFSICLD, from the exons ATGAGCTCCGCCTACTCAGCGCTTCAGATAACAAAATACCTATCGTACCTCTCCCTCCCAGCCAAGTACCATGCCTACGTAGAAACTCCTCACCTCTTCCCTAAAGATGAAGCAGCGCTCACCGTCCTATTCCGATGTCAAATCACACGGGTTCCATTTGAAAATTTATCCGTCTACTACTCCGCTACCCGTCAACCAGACATCCATCCTGAGACCCTCTATTCCAAAATGATGGGAGCTGAGGAAACCGGTCCCACTGGACGAGGGGGCTATTGTCTGGAGGTTAACATATTTTTCCACCACATCCTCCGGGGCCTGGGTTTCGATGTGTACACAGTAGGGGCGAGAAATCGAGACAGAGTGAATGGAGTACCGCAGGGTGATTATGGAGGATG GGTCCACATGGCCAATATCGTCCGTCTCCCTTCTGGAGTCCGATACCATCTCGATGTTGGATTCGGTGGGGATGGCCCAACCAGGCCAATTCCACTTGTTTCTGGGGCATCAGTCCAAAACCTGGGTACTCAAGAAGCACGCTTGCTGTACGACAACATCTCCAAAGAATCCCAGAGAAAGCAAAACCACTGGATTTACCAGTGCCGCAATGGTGTGGACAAGGAATGGAACTCGTTCTACTGTTATCCCGATCTTGAGTTTTTCCAGGAGGATTTTGAGGTGATCAATCGATTTGCAGCCTGGGAATTTCTCAAGAGGGATTTGATCGTTACGGTCAAGTTCATCAGAAGcggtgaagaaggagagattCTGCAGCATCAAGAGACCTTTGTTCACATCCCAGACGGACCAGACGAAGTCCATATCGCAGGGAAGATCATGCTAGTTAACAACGAGGTGAAGCTGAATACGGGGGGAAAGACCAAAGTCATAGAAACACTGGATACAGAAGCAGCTAGAATGAAGGCTCTGCGGAAATGGTTCTCGATTTGTCTTGATTGA
- a CDS encoding putative paraoxonase, translating to MAGSARAFVVLTLAIIIGLYKIYLHDAIVLTFGIGRVIQPLEDFPDYRCQRIQHPLLESCEDLWLDSITRKLYAACSNPAARKAWSPAGNKYDLAGLAASGSSDHISVLDIDQPGSDGLYGVHALGFRDGANSQQLHLHGFDVRRIDNGRRLRFWLINHRPPLDARTGERLDPIKVGANSTIEVYDLDLGNNLKSDHLEYVKTIASDAVIAPNNLVIVDDEKGDFLVTNDHSTKVGTFRDLNFLFGDGSIAYCHTDTGKCHIATKDNCSLPNGITRDPSSGHIYIGHSAKGTIGVNILTDDNRLVQIAEVPLTMGVDNLSIDPEGNIFAAAFPDAIQLMKAFNDPYGTSAPSTVLMVRKKEGGQDTYEVVKVVEDSEAKVLPTSTTAVHDPISGRLFIGGITSTFMAVCERVA from the coding sequence ATGGCTGGTTCAGCTCGGGCCTTCGTGGTTCTCACTTTAGCCATCATTATTGGGCTCTACAAGATCTACCTACATGATGCGATCGTTCTCACGTTCGGCATTGGTCGGGTAATCCAGCCTCTTGAAGACTTTCCAGACTATCGCTGCCAGCGCATTCAGCACCCGCTATTGGAGAGCTGCGAGGACCTCTGGCTCGATTCCATTACTCGCAAGCTCTATGCAGCGTGCTCCAATCCAGCCGCTCGCAAGGCTTGGAGCCCCGCTGGGAATAAGTACGACCTGGCAGGGCTGGCAGCAAGCGGCAGCTCCGACCACATTAGTGTGCTAGACATTGATCAACCAGGCTCCGACGGGCTGTATGGGGTACATGCACTGGGCTTCCGTGACGGAGCAAACAGCCAACAATTACACTTGCATGGGTTCGACGTTAGACGGATTGACAACGGTCGCCGGCTGCGATTCTGGCTGATCAACCACCGGCCTCCCTTGGATGCGAGAACGGGGGAACGATTGGACCCTATTAAAGTGGGGGCGAATTCGACTATCGAAGTCTACGATTTGGACCTCGGCAATAACCTCAAGAGTGACCATTTAGAGTACGTCAAGACAATTGCCAGCGATGCCGTCATCGCGCCGAACAATCTAGTCATAgtagatgatgagaagggaGACTTCCTGGTCACCAATGACCATAGCACTAAAGTCGGCACTTTCCGAGACCTGAACTTTCTCTTCGGCGATGGCAGCATCGCCTACTGCCATACGGACACTGGGAAATGCCACATTGCCACCAAGGACAACTGCTCTTTACCCAATGGTATCACCAGGGACCCTTCATCGGGCCATATCTACATTGGACATTCTGCCAAAGGTACCATCGGAGTGAACATACTCACAGACGATAACCGGCTCGTCCAAATCGCTGAAGTTCCACTCACCATGGGCGTCGACAACTTGTCTATCGATCCGGAGGGGAACATATTCGCAGCAGCTTTCCCAGATGCGATCCAGTTGATGAAGGCATTCAATGACCCTTATGGTACCTCGGCACCGTCAACCGTGCTCATGGTCCGGAAAAAAGAGGGTGGTCAAGACACATATGAAGTCGTCAAGGTAGTCGAGGATAGTGAAGCAAAGGTCCTGCCAACGTCAACAACGGCGGTACATGACCCTATCTCCGGTCGGCTATTTATTGGGGGAATTACCTCGACCTTTATGGCCGTTTGCGAAAGGGTTGCGTAG